Genomic DNA from Hymenobacter jejuensis:
CGTTGCTTTCCAGAAACAGTTGCCAAGCCTCGCGCTTTTCCAAGCCCCAATCCGGGAAGCGCAATTCAAGCGTGACCGCGTGTCGCTTGCCTTCCGTATCGAATACGAAGTAGGTAAATTCAATTTTGCGATCATTCAAATCGCCTAAGTCCGGGTCGGATTCCAGCTCCAGCAGCACTTCGTACAACCCCAGTACCGATACTTTCTTGGGTTTGAATTTTCGGTTGAGTGGTTTTTCGTAGGCTAGCTGTAATTCGTCGTCTTCGCACCAGGCGTAATAGTGTACGTCACAAGCACATTCCTTGCAGAATAGCCACGCGTTGCGCACCAATTCCCGGTCGATGAGCAGCCGCCGAAAATCGTCGGGTGTGCAGGGATTTACGGTCAGAATATCGCGGGCCGTGAAAAAGGCTTGGTTCGGAAAAGGCTGCTTGGGATTGGGCGCGGGCGTGGCCGGCGCCAGAATATCTTTCACGTCCCAGCCGATGCGATAGGCCAAGTCGGTGATGGCGTAACAGAGCGCTTCGAGAATGGTAATGCCGGGATCGTGGACGTTGTAATCCGTCCACTGGCGGCTGCCCATTTGCTCGATAAAACCAATCCCTTCCCGGCGGAGGCGGAAAAAGTCCTCGGCGGGTTTCAGCGCGGGCTGCTTCGGGATGGTGACGGGCGTCTGGCTCATGCTTCGCAAGGACATTTTTCGTGGTGGGCCTCTTCCTCGGCGGGGTTAATTACCTGGATCAAATGCTTTTTGGCCGGCACGGAAACCAAAATGGAAACTGCTCTGGAGCCTTCCACTTCCTCGCGGTCGGCAGTGCCCGTTACATCGTGGAAGAGCTGAAAATCAGTCACGTAGTCCACGTAGGGTTGCTCTTCGACAAAGTTGATGAGCACCGATTTATAGATTTTGCCGCCGAAGGAAGGGCCGCGGCTGCCGCTCCCCGGAAATGCCCACGGCGACAAAAAGCGGGTGATGCTTTCCTGTAATTTCTTGGTGTAAAAGGCTTCGTCGAACCCGTCGTAGAACCGCACCTTAAAGCTGACAGCCACTTCCTCAAACTGCGGATTTTTGACGTGCAGCTTTACAAAACAGGAGATGCGCTTTTGCAGAAAATCGGCGATTTCCTGCAAAAGGCCCAAGCTGGTGTAAGGCCGCAGCGGGTCGCGCAGATTCTGAGTTTGCAGATCCGGAAGGGTCACCACCGTGACGTGCCCCGGTGCCAGTTCTTTGTAAATGCCGGTACCGCTGTCGTTTGGCTCGTAGTGTAAATGATTGATACACTTGGCTTTATAAATCTGTGGGAAAGCCTCCAGCACGAGGTGCTCGTAGTCCCAGAGCGCGATTGCGCGGTCTTTGTGCCGCAGGCGCTCGCTTATGCGCGTATAAAATGCGTCGGATGCTTCCCGGCCTCGGCCGCCAAAAGTGGCAAAGGGCTGCGTAATACTTTTGACGGCCGCCACCGGCTGATCGAGCTTGGAAATGGTGCCGGTTGGTAGCACCTTGGCCGGAAAAGCCGGGTCATTATCACGGTCGGTGAACGTGGCGCGGAGCGCCTGCGCCGCCACACTGATCAGCCGGCAAACCGCCTCGCTTTTTTCCGACACCGCGGCCCGAATCCAGTGCATCTCGGTGGGCAGCAGCGTGTTGGTAGCAGTCGCGTCGCGGGGCACGGCAAACGTGACGATGCCTGAATTCAGTAGCTCGTCGGTTTGGTCTTCTACGTCATTTTGAGGAAAGGTAATCCATTCATTGTCACGCAAATAGCTCCAATGCACGTGTGGTTCGGGCTTTTGCGCGAGCGGGTCGGCGGTGCCGTCGGCTACCTGAAACAGCAAGGCTACATTCTGGGGCGGTTGCAACGCGCTGAGGCCAATGTAGAATTCGGCCTCGCTTTCCTGTTTGGCATTGTCGCGCTGAAAGTCGAACTGCGGCACTAGGTAAACCTTGTGCGCCGAGTTCAGCAGCGGATGTTGCTCAGCCTGCCCAAATGGCGCGACGTGGAGAAAGAGCGCTTGGCGTTTCGCAAAAGCCGCCTTATCCACAGAGTTCAGCAGGATGGTTTGGGCAGCCTCGTAATTCAAGGAAAGCGCGTTTATCGACGGGCCAACTGGCGGGTTACCGGGGTCGCCCGCACCCGTGTCTTTGCGCAGGTATTTAAGCAGATCGGTTTGGTATTGGCTCTGCCCAAAACCGGCGGCCAATTTCAGGCGCGCAAAGCCGTGCCGGGAAGCGGTGTTGTAAAAATCATCCTCCTCCAAATCGGGCGCATCGACGACGGATGAATCCAGCTTATTGGAGAAAATAAACGTGCCGGAAGTCACCGCAATTGCCACAATGCCAGAGGCTTGCCAATTGCCAGCCTGTAGAAAATCAATGGTGATGTTTGGCACCGTGCCACTCGGATACGCGGCCGGCGTGGTCAGCCACGCCACGTCGAGCGAAGCGCTGGTAAGGTTTTTTTGAAAGGCTTCTTTCGACCCGATAATGACGGCGTTGCCAGCGACTGGCGAAGGGCCAAAAGGCTGAAACGGTTTGGACGTATCGACGGGCCCAAAGTCATTGGAAACAGCCAGCGTCTTGAGGCCCGCGACTTTTACTTTCAAGTCGATTTTCTGAACTACTGTATCCTGAAATAAAGGGTAGATGTAGTTGTCAGAATTCTGGTGCCGCAGCTTCACCAATAGGATCGGCAGGTTGGTGGCGAACGTGTAGCCGTGGGTGTCGGCAGAATACGGCGTCACGGGCGGGTCGGCGCCCGATAATTCGACGACCAATCGCAAGACGCCCGACTCGGTAGCAAACATGGTGGCGGGTTTTTCCAGCCAGCCTTTTTCGGTGGTGAGCAGGCAAATAATCTTGTCGGACAAAGCCGGGAATGTGCCCGCTGTCACCGTAAAATCGACGGTAATAGTGCGCGTGCCTTCGGCCATCCAGAGGTAGTGCGAGGCGATGGCGAAGCCAATTTCCGCCGCTGGCATCTTTATCTCGGCCAGCTTTCCATCGACGTAAATTTTGTTGAAGAAAGGATGCCACGACTTATCCGGCGAGGTCAGTTCGGCGCCCAGTCCGTCGTCGGAATTGGCAACAGCCGATGCGTACAAGCGCCCGATTTGTTTGTCGGCATTGGCATCCGTTCCCACCGGTTCTTTGCCGTGGCGGTAGATCGTTTTTAAGCTCGTTACAAGAGCCTGATTCGCTACGAAATCTCGGTCGTTGGCGAAGAAGGCTTCTTTGCCCAAGTCGTCTTTCCCAGCTTTGAATAATTCGTCTTGCCCGATCAAATACGAATCGACGTGCTTGGCTAATTCCAGCAAAAGGTGCGCGTGGGCTGGCTGCGCGGGCTTTTCGCGCAGGCGCAGAATGTCGCGGTAATAAAAATCGAGGTGCCGCTGGGTGAGTGTATTCGCCTCGTGGCGGGCGTATTCGCGCAGGCGCAGAAACGCAAGAAAGAGCGCATAATGCGGCGCGTGGTCGTCCCAGATGGTGAATGTATTTTCCAGCGCCAATTTCGCATCGGCCACTACGCGGGCGTACACTTTCAGCAGTTGGTCGA
This window encodes:
- a CDS encoding baseplate J/gp47 family protein, whose translation is MDCSQNTDPLKLIREGTSQAQRTSQALSPDSAPVDERTPAHSMVFAQAYSRYLKYYNDSNVAAGDWQQFFSDDVSLQLATASIQDVEQYRIRISEFFGFLNTLDNQGDEPGLKEHLGYLFSSAGTLAKQLDALAEALPKEIALKTGLQNLIQGQLAEGFKRLIAYYKAGDTLNVLTEAVPTPEMRILGGPVSTFLSIITAGLSKNWITNGAPDWATYEAGIAADATVYGSGGSVFAQVNHLATHNLFTSVFDQLLKVYARVVADAKLALENTFTIWDDHAPHYALFLAFLRLREYARHEANTLTQRHLDFYYRDILRLREKPAQPAHAHLLLELAKHVDSYLIGQDELFKAGKDDLGKEAFFANDRDFVANQALVTSLKTIYRHGKEPVGTDANADKQIGRLYASAVANSDDGLGAELTSPDKSWHPFFNKIYVDGKLAEIKMPAAEIGFAIASHYLWMAEGTRTITVDFTVTAGTFPALSDKIICLLTTEKGWLEKPATMFATESGVLRLVVELSGADPPVTPYSADTHGYTFATNLPILLVKLRHQNSDNYIYPLFQDTVVQKIDLKVKVAGLKTLAVSNDFGPVDTSKPFQPFGPSPVAGNAVIIGSKEAFQKNLTSASLDVAWLTTPAAYPSGTVPNITIDFLQAGNWQASGIVAIAVTSGTFIFSNKLDSSVVDAPDLEEDDFYNTASRHGFARLKLAAGFGQSQYQTDLLKYLRKDTGAGDPGNPPVGPSINALSLNYEAAQTILLNSVDKAAFAKRQALFLHVAPFGQAEQHPLLNSAHKVYLVPQFDFQRDNAKQESEAEFYIGLSALQPPQNVALLFQVADGTADPLAQKPEPHVHWSYLRDNEWITFPQNDVEDQTDELLNSGIVTFAVPRDATATNTLLPTEMHWIRAAVSEKSEAVCRLISVAAQALRATFTDRDNDPAFPAKVLPTGTISKLDQPVAAVKSITQPFATFGGRGREASDAFYTRISERLRHKDRAIALWDYEHLVLEAFPQIYKAKCINHLHYEPNDSGTGIYKELAPGHVTVVTLPDLQTQNLRDPLRPYTSLGLLQEIADFLQKRISCFVKLHVKNPQFEEVAVSFKVRFYDGFDEAFYTKKLQESITRFLSPWAFPGSGSRGPSFGGKIYKSVLINFVEEQPYVDYVTDFQLFHDVTGTADREEVEGSRAVSILVSVPAKKHLIQVINPAEEEAHHEKCPCEA